One part of the Olleya sp. YS genome encodes these proteins:
- a CDS encoding DUF305 domain-containing protein — protein sequence MNTQEHKNNENGMSNYTKFFLMLGSSFIAMYITMYLNTYEFDHVWFSLTRFYMVCLGIATMALIMFFFMKNMYKNKKKNMGIVIGSIALFAIALGLVRDQKSTVGDVLWMKAMIPHHSIAILTSERADIKDPEVKKLAEDIIKAQKKEIEEMKVMINRLQNEK from the coding sequence ATGAACACGCAAGAACACAAAAACAACGAAAATGGAATGAGTAATTACACGAAGTTTTTTTTAATGTTAGGCTCATCATTCATAGCAATGTATATCACAATGTATTTAAACACCTATGAATTTGACCACGTATGGTTTAGTCTCACACGTTTTTATATGGTTTGTTTGGGTATTGCCACAATGGCTTTGATTATGTTCTTTTTTATGAAAAATATGTACAAGAATAAAAAGAAAAATATGGGTATAGTCATAGGTAGTATTGCACTATTTGCAATTGCTTTAGGATTAGTACGTGACCAAAAATCAACTGTTGGAGATGTTCTATGGATGAAAGCTATGATACCACATCATTCCATAGCAATATTAACAAGTGAAAGAGCAGACATAAAAGACCCAGAAGTCAAGAAGTTGGCAGAGGATATTATTAAAGCACAGAAGAAGGAGATAGAAGAAATGAAAGTAATGATAAATCGTTTACAGAATGAAAAATAA
- a CDS encoding heavy metal-associated domain-containing protein — protein MTHTYKITGMTCGSCKASVEKSLESIDNVTNVEVNLEKGEAEVTMSSHVATETLKKALSEKYTLSEKKEKNVFASSSMSAMPMEEEKSKLQQLKPLLLIIFYIATASVLLHYKDWSWSAFMLDFMGLFYIVFSFFKMLDLKGFPESFKMYDPLAKRVPAYGWVYPFIETALGLMFLMRFKVEIALIITLVVLGITTVGVTKTLLDKKSIRCACLGTALKLPMTEATFIENAIMIVMAVLMLIN, from the coding sequence ATGACACATACATATAAAATAACAGGAATGACCTGTGGCAGTTGCAAAGCTTCTGTAGAAAAAAGTTTAGAAAGCATTGACAATGTGACTAATGTTGAAGTTAATCTCGAAAAAGGAGAAGCTGAAGTTACAATGAGTAGCCACGTTGCTACAGAAACACTGAAAAAAGCGTTATCTGAAAAATATACACTATCTGAAAAGAAAGAAAAGAATGTGTTTGCTTCTTCAAGTATGTCGGCAATGCCAATGGAAGAAGAAAAAAGCAAACTACAGCAATTAAAGCCCTTACTACTAATCATCTTTTATATAGCAACCGCAAGTGTATTATTGCATTATAAAGATTGGAGTTGGAGTGCTTTTATGCTCGATTTTATGGGCTTATTCTACATCGTGTTTAGCTTTTTCAAAATGTTAGATTTAAAAGGCTTTCCAGAATCATTTAAAATGTACGACCCATTAGCAAAACGAGTCCCTGCTTATGGTTGGGTATATCCTTTTATCGAAACAGCTTTAGGATTAATGTTTTTAATGCGCTTTAAAGTAGAAATTGCTTTAATAATAACACTTGTTGTTTTAGGTATTACAACTGTTGGAGTTACTAAAACATTATTGGATAAAAAATCGATTAGATGTGCTTGTTTAGGTACAGCTCTGAAACTTCCTATGACAGAAGCCACTTTTATTGAGAATGCCATTATGATTGTAATGGCAGTATTAATGCTAATAAATTAA
- a CDS encoding DUF3703 domain-containing protein encodes MKFNTKIPKHIKQAYIEELKQYSFCLENKRFGNAWFHLERSHIIGQSYPIEHTYSHWLMLKFGFRQKDTKEVFGQIIRLLVGGWKSFINHVPLGNTGGANVPPLKRMPIPNDIEKVLDIE; translated from the coding sequence ATGAAGTTTAATACTAAAATACCTAAACATATCAAACAGGCTTATATCGAAGAATTAAAACAATACAGTTTCTGTTTAGAAAATAAGCGGTTTGGTAATGCTTGGTTTCATTTAGAACGCAGTCATATAATAGGACAGTCTTATCCTATAGAACATACCTATTCACATTGGCTAATGCTAAAGTTTGGATTTAGACAAAAAGATACTAAAGAAGTATTCGGTCAAATTATTAGATTGCTTGTTGGTGGTTGGAAATCATTTATAAATCACGTTCCTCTTGGTAATACAGGTGGCGCAAACGTACCACCATTAAAACGTATGCCTATTCCAAATGACATTGAAAAAGTATTAGATATAGAATGA
- a CDS encoding transcriptional repressor → METIEQVLESKQVRVTAMRLLIYKFLAEKEIAVTLSDIENAFEKADRTTLYRTIKTFEEKDIVHQIDDGTGITKYALCEQGCNCEIETDLHLHFHCNNCNETICLTDHKIPQIKVPDGFVSENVNLVVKGICDKCSG, encoded by the coding sequence ATGGAAACAATAGAACAAGTATTAGAATCAAAACAAGTACGTGTTACAGCAATGCGTTTGTTAATTTATAAGTTTCTTGCTGAAAAAGAAATTGCGGTAACATTAAGTGATATTGAAAATGCTTTTGAAAAAGCAGATAGAACTACGCTTTACAGAACTATTAAAACTTTTGAAGAAAAGGATATTGTACACCAAATAGACGATGGTACAGGTATTACAAAATACGCATTATGTGAACAAGGTTGCAATTGTGAAATTGAAACCGATTTACATCTTCATTTCCATTGTAATAATTGTAATGAAACCATTTGTTTAACAGACCATAAAATACCTCAAATTAAAGTACCTGATGGATTTGTTTCAGAAAACGTAAACTTGGTTGTAAAAGGTATATGTGATAAGTGTAGTGGCTAA
- a CDS encoding GDCCVxC domain-containing (seleno)protein, with protein sequence MQTILKSEITCPTCGHKKEEDMPTNACQFFYECEKCKTVLKPNKGDCCVYCSYGTVPCPPIQQNKSCC encoded by the coding sequence ATGCAAACTATATTAAAATCTGAAATCACTTGCCCAACCTGTGGTCATAAAAAGGAAGAAGATATGCCAACAAATGCCTGTCAATTCTTTTATGAATGTGAGAAATGTAAAACAGTTTTAAAACCAAACAAAGGAGATTGTTGTGTGTATTGTTCTTATGGTACAGTTCCTTGTCCACCAATTCAACAAAACAAAAGTTGTTGTTAA
- the merTP gene encoding mercuric transport protein MerTP has protein sequence MKNKLAVTSILTAITASLCCITPVLALIAGTSGVASTFSWIEPFRPYLIGLTILVLLFAWYQKLKPEKEIDCECETDKKPKFIQSKTFLGVVTVFAIVMLAFPYYSSMFYPNSEKQIVVVDKSNIKTTEYKISGMTCPSCEAHVNHEVNKLNGIVNSKTSYKNGNAIIEYDQTKTNELEIEKAINSTGYKVTDKN, from the coding sequence ATGAAAAATAAATTAGCGGTTACAAGTATCCTAACAGCAATCACAGCTTCATTGTGTTGCATCACACCAGTTTTGGCATTAATTGCAGGAACAAGTGGTGTAGCTTCAACTTTTTCTTGGATAGAACCATTTAGACCTTACTTAATAGGGCTAACTATATTAGTTCTTCTCTTTGCTTGGTATCAAAAATTAAAACCAGAAAAAGAAATCGACTGTGAATGTGAAACGGATAAAAAACCAAAATTTATTCAGTCAAAAACCTTTTTAGGAGTTGTAACAGTATTCGCAATAGTGATGTTGGCATTTCCATACTACTCAAGTATGTTTTATCCAAATTCAGAGAAACAAATTGTTGTCGTTGATAAATCAAATATCAAAACAACAGAGTATAAAATAAGTGGAATGACTTGTCCCAGTTGTGAAGCTCACGTAAACCACGAAGTAAATAAACTTAACGGAATTGTGAACTCAAAAACATCATACAAGAATGGTAACGCAATCATTGAGTATGACCAAACTAAAACTAATGAATTAGAAATTGAGAAAGCAATTAATTCTACAGGTTATAAAGTAACTGATAAAAATTAA
- a CDS encoding TolC family protein, with protein MKYIKTIFFLFSFLFCLKGNAQQLETLIDEALENNPEIQKFELQYKRVSEKVNEVNTIPNTEFGVGYFVSEPETRTGAQRFKVSAKQMLPWFGTITSREDYVTALADAKYEDIVITKRKLMASVSQSYYNLYANQAKQQVLSDNIKLLETYETMALTSVEVGKASAVDVLRLQMRQNDLQQLKDVLQQQFLAEQTNLNNLLNRENNVAVTVADSLMIPSEDFEINTKNLSVHPELLKYDKLYQSIEQSELLNQKESSPMIGFGLDYINVSERPDMNFSDNGKDIVMPMVSVSIPIFNKKYKSISKQNELEQQEINYQKQERLNSLKTVLDKAINDRISARISHKTATKNIKQAKDAEQILVKSYETGTIDFNDVLDIQELQLKFQMSQIEAVKGYYLQSTIINYLIQ; from the coding sequence ATGAAATATATAAAAACAATCTTTTTTCTTTTTTCTTTTCTCTTTTGTCTCAAAGGAAACGCTCAACAATTAGAAACATTAATTGATGAAGCGTTGGAAAACAATCCCGAAATTCAAAAATTCGAGTTACAATACAAAAGAGTTTCAGAAAAAGTAAATGAAGTCAACACCATTCCAAACACCGAATTTGGTGTCGGTTATTTTGTAAGTGAACCAGAAACACGAACAGGAGCACAGCGGTTTAAAGTATCAGCAAAGCAAATGTTACCTTGGTTTGGTACAATTACCTCTCGTGAAGATTATGTAACCGCATTGGCTGATGCGAAATATGAAGACATCGTCATTACCAAACGTAAACTAATGGCTTCGGTATCTCAATCCTATTACAACCTGTATGCAAACCAAGCAAAACAGCAAGTGTTGAGTGATAATATCAAATTGTTGGAAACCTACGAAACAATGGCATTGACTTCTGTTGAGGTTGGTAAAGCATCAGCAGTAGATGTATTGCGTTTGCAAATGCGACAAAACGATTTGCAACAGTTGAAAGATGTATTGCAACAACAGTTTTTAGCAGAACAAACGAATCTAAATAACCTTTTGAACAGGGAAAATAATGTTGCTGTTACAGTAGCTGATAGCTTAATGATACCTTCAGAGGACTTTGAAATCAATACTAAAAATCTATCTGTACATCCTGAATTGTTGAAGTATGATAAACTATATCAATCCATAGAACAATCCGAATTGTTAAACCAAAAAGAAAGTAGCCCTATGATTGGTTTTGGATTAGACTATATCAATGTGTCTGAAAGACCAGATATGAATTTCTCGGATAACGGTAAGGATATTGTAATGCCTATGGTATCGGTATCAATCCCAATTTTCAATAAGAAATACAAGTCTATTTCCAAACAAAACGAATTGGAACAGCAAGAAATCAATTATCAAAAACAAGAGCGTTTAAACAGTTTAAAAACGGTATTAGATAAAGCTATAAACGACCGAATTTCAGCAAGAATAAGTCATAAAACAGCAACAAAGAACATCAAGCAAGCTAAAGATGCGGAACAAATTCTTGTCAAAAGTTATGAAACTGGCACTATTGATTTTAACGATGTTTTAGATATTCAAGAGTTACAATTAAAGTTTCAAATGAGCCAAATAGAAGCGGTTAAGGGTTATTATTTACAGAGTACTATTATTAATTATCTAATTCAATAA
- a CDS encoding efflux RND transporter permease subunit: MLNKSIKFLIENKLVAVLLLVLFVGWGTVNAPFNWDTGFLPSNPVAVDAIPDIGENQQIVFTKWDGRSPQDIEDQITYPLTTSLLGIPGVKTIRSSSMFGFSSIYIIFEEDIEFYWSRSRILEKLNSLPSGLLPEGVNPALGPDATGLGQIFWYTLEGRDENGNVTGGWDLHELRSIQDYYVKYALSSASGVSEVASIGGYVQEYQVDVNPELMRQYNIGLHHIVKAVKESNRDIGAQTLEINQVEYLVRGLGYVKSIADIENAVITSEDYTAIKIKDVAKVSLGPATRRGILDKEGAEVVGGVVVARYGANPMEVINNVKAKINELSAGLPTKTLADGRTSQVTIVPFYDRTELIQETLGTLNEALTLEILITILVIIIMVFNLRASVLISGLLPVAVLMVFIAMKLFGVDANIVALSGIAIAIGTMVDVGVILSENIIRHLDENENKLPINTIVYNATAEVSGAIVTAVMTTIISFIPVFTMIGAEGKLFRPLAFTKTFALTASIIVALFLIPPFAAFLFRKKSIHKHFKYALNGVLIVLGIAAIIYGYWLGIILIAFGVTALLNLQNKISDKQANFANIIISASAIVFLLAEYWRPLGVNESIFLNLIFVAIICFGLLAVFSLFIKFYTRILRWCLDNKLLFLFIPTAIVIAGFFIMKNTGKEFMPSLNEGSFLLMPTSMPHSGVEENKRVLQQLDMAVASIPEIKTVVGKAGRTESALDPAPLSMYENIIQYKPEYMLNDKGERQCFKVNEDGLYQLKDGRLIHNENIAVSSGAVENNAFIKSTLLNIERSQLIPDDDGEFYRNWRPEIQSPDDIWNEIVKVTKIPGVTTAPKLQPIETRLVMLQTGMRAPMGIKIKGQDLKEIEAFGMQLETILKEAEGVKDEAVFADRIVGKPYLLIDIDREKIARYGVSIEEVQNVLKVAVGGMSLTQTVEGRERYGVRVRYPRELRANPTDLQQIYVPVEKGSPVPLSELATIRYEQGPQVIKSEDTFLVGYVLFDKQDGHAEVNVVENAQAIIQSKIDSGELVVPKGINYQFTGTYENQLRAEKTLSVVVPLALAIIFLILYFQFRSVGTSLMVFTGIAVAFAGGFLMIWLYGQSWFLNFSVFGENLRDLFQMHTINLSVAVWVGFIALFGIATDDGVVMATYLTQTFDRNSPETKKEIRASIVEAGEKRIRPCLMTTATTILALLPVLTSTGRGSDIMIPMAIPSFGGMLIALITLFVVPVLYSWKAEVQLKRVSK; this comes from the coding sequence ATGCTAAATAAAAGCATCAAATTTTTAATAGAAAACAAACTCGTTGCAGTTTTACTACTTGTCCTTTTCGTAGGATGGGGAACTGTTAATGCACCATTTAATTGGGATACAGGTTTTTTACCAAGTAATCCTGTAGCTGTAGATGCAATTCCAGATATAGGTGAAAACCAACAAATTGTATTTACGAAATGGGACGGTCGTTCACCACAAGATATTGAAGATCAAATTACTTATCCATTAACCACATCATTGTTGGGTATTCCTGGAGTAAAAACCATACGCAGCTCGTCTATGTTTGGCTTTTCAAGTATCTATATCATTTTTGAAGAAGACATAGAGTTTTACTGGAGTAGAAGTCGTATTCTCGAAAAACTCAATTCATTACCAAGTGGTTTATTGCCTGAAGGTGTTAATCCTGCATTGGGTCCAGATGCTACAGGATTAGGTCAAATATTTTGGTACACTCTTGAAGGTCGTGACGAAAACGGAAACGTTACTGGCGGATGGGATTTACACGAATTACGAAGCATTCAAGATTACTATGTAAAATATGCATTATCCTCTGCTAGTGGTGTGTCTGAAGTTGCATCCATTGGTGGTTATGTACAGGAATACCAAGTGGATGTAAACCCAGAATTAATGCGTCAATATAATATTGGTTTGCACCATATTGTTAAAGCAGTTAAAGAAAGTAACCGAGATATTGGAGCACAAACATTAGAAATCAATCAAGTCGAATATTTAGTACGTGGTTTGGGTTATGTGAAATCCATAGCAGACATCGAAAATGCAGTTATAACTTCAGAAGATTACACAGCTATCAAAATTAAAGATGTGGCAAAAGTGTCTTTAGGTCCTGCAACAAGACGTGGTATTTTAGATAAAGAAGGTGCAGAAGTGGTTGGTGGTGTTGTAGTAGCACGTTATGGTGCTAACCCAATGGAAGTGATTAATAATGTAAAAGCCAAAATAAACGAATTAAGCGCAGGACTACCTACAAAAACATTAGCAGATGGTAGAACATCACAAGTAACAATAGTACCATTTTACGACCGTACAGAATTGATTCAAGAAACATTAGGTACACTAAATGAGGCCTTAACATTAGAGATACTCATTACCATTTTGGTCATTATCATTATGGTATTCAATCTTCGTGCTTCCGTATTAATCTCTGGTTTATTACCTGTAGCAGTTTTAATGGTATTTATAGCAATGAAACTATTTGGTGTAGATGCTAATATTGTAGCACTATCGGGTATTGCTATTGCAATTGGTACAATGGTAGATGTTGGTGTCATACTTTCAGAAAACATCATAAGACATTTAGACGAAAACGAAAACAAATTACCAATAAACACAATCGTTTACAACGCAACAGCAGAAGTATCTGGTGCAATCGTAACCGCAGTAATGACAACCATTATCAGTTTTATTCCTGTATTTACTATGATTGGTGCTGAAGGAAAATTATTTAGACCATTAGCATTCACAAAAACCTTTGCATTAACAGCTTCGATAATTGTAGCCTTATTTTTAATTCCACCGTTTGCAGCCTTTTTATTCCGAAAAAAGAGCATTCATAAACATTTTAAATATGCTTTAAACGGTGTTTTAATAGTATTAGGAATAGCAGCAATAATTTATGGATATTGGTTAGGAATCATACTCATCGCTTTTGGTGTCACAGCTTTATTAAATCTTCAAAACAAGATTTCAGATAAACAAGCAAACTTTGCCAACATCATCATTTCTGCTTCGGCAATCGTATTCTTATTAGCAGAATATTGGCGACCGTTAGGAGTAAACGAAAGCATTTTCTTAAACCTCATTTTTGTAGCCATTATTTGTTTTGGCTTGTTAGCTGTGTTTTCATTATTCATTAAATTTTACACACGTATTTTAAGATGGTGTTTAGACAATAAATTATTATTTCTTTTCATACCTACAGCAATTGTCATTGCAGGATTTTTCATAATGAAAAATACAGGTAAAGAGTTTATGCCATCATTAAACGAGGGTTCTTTTCTATTAATGCCTACCTCTATGCCTCATTCAGGTGTGGAAGAAAACAAACGTGTTTTGCAGCAATTGGATATGGCTGTTGCCAGTATTCCAGAAATTAAAACCGTTGTAGGTAAGGCAGGTAGAACGGAATCTGCTTTAGATCCTGCACCATTATCAATGTATGAAAATATCATTCAATACAAACCTGAATATATGCTGAATGATAAAGGAGAACGTCAGTGTTTCAAAGTCAATGAAGATGGATTATATCAATTAAAAGATGGTCGTTTAATTCACAATGAAAATATAGCTGTCAGTTCGGGCGCAGTCGAGAACAATGCGTTTATAAAGTCAACTTTATTAAATATAGAAAGGTCTCAATTAATCCCAGACGATGATGGCGAGTTTTACCGAAACTGGCGACCAGAAATACAATCACCAGACGACATTTGGAACGAAATCGTTAAAGTCACTAAAATACCAGGTGTCACAACAGCACCAAAACTACAACCTATTGAAACCCGATTGGTAATGCTACAAACAGGTATGCGAGCACCAATGGGAATCAAAATAAAAGGACAAGATTTAAAAGAAATCGAAGCTTTTGGAATGCAGTTAGAAACCATTTTAAAAGAAGCTGAAGGAGTAAAGGATGAAGCCGTTTTTGCAGACCGTATTGTAGGTAAACCGTATTTGCTAATCGATATTGACAGAGAAAAGATTGCACGTTATGGTGTAAGTATTGAAGAGGTGCAAAACGTATTAAAAGTAGCTGTTGGTGGCATGTCATTAACCCAAACCGTTGAAGGTCGTGAGCGTTATGGTGTACGTGTGCGTTACCCAAGAGAATTACGAGCAAATCCAACAGACTTACAACAGATTTATGTGCCAGTTGAAAAAGGCAGCCCTGTTCCATTAAGCGAATTGGCAACTATTCGTTACGAACAAGGTCCACAAGTGATAAAAAGTGAAGATACCTTTTTAGTAGGCTATGTGTTGTTTGATAAACAAGATGGCCATGCAGAAGTCAATGTAGTTGAAAATGCGCAGGCAATTATTCAAAGTAAAATTGATTCAGGTGAATTAGTAGTCCCAAAAGGCATTAATTATCAATTTACAGGAACTTACGAAAATCAATTACGTGCCGAAAAAACCTTATCGGTTGTTGTGCCTTTAGCATTGGCTATTATCTTTTTAATTCTGTACTTCCAATTCCGTTCGGTGGGTACATCATTAATGGTTTTTACAGGGATTGCAGTAGCTTTTGCAGGTGGCTTTTTAATGATATGGTTATACGGACAATCGTGGTTTTTAAACTTCAGTGTCTTTGGTGAAAATCTGCGTGATTTATTCCAAATGCACACCATTAATTTAAGTGTAGCTGTTTGGGTAGGCTTTATTGCGCTTTTTGGAATTGCAACGGATGATGGTGTGGTTATGGCAACCTACTTAACACAAACATTCGATAGAAATTCACCAGAAACTAAAAAGGAAATTAGAGCATCTATTGTAGAAGCAGGTGAAAAACGTATTAGACCGTGTTTAATGACTACAGCAACAACCATTTTAGCACTCTTGCCAGTACTAACATCAACAGGACGAGGTAGCGATATTATGATTCCTATGGCAATACCTAGTTTCGGTGGAATGTTAATCGCTTTAATCACCTTATTTGTTGTGCCAGTTTTATATAGCTGGAAAGCCGAAGTTCAACTTAAAAGAGTATCAAAATGA
- a CDS encoding heavy metal translocating P-type ATPase, with protein MKKKKINLKDLKPNSEAQHSHDDGHNHGNGSAFKTYIPAIISFVMLMVGIAVDYFDAIPQFQGLIRVVWYTLAYIPVGFPVIKEGWKSLIKGDVFTEFFLMSIATIGAFIIGEYPEGVAVMLFYAVGELFQNAAVNRAKGNIKALLDVRPKEANVFRDGDYVSVSPEAVNIGEKIQIRVGEKIPLDGILLSEKASLNTAALTGESKPDSIQKEAKVYAGSINLESVIEVEVTNKFEDSSIARILDLVQNATARKSKTELFIRQFARIYTPIVVFLAIGVTFIPYFFVDDYVFRDWLYRALIFLVISCPCALVISIPLGYFGGLGAASKNGILFKGASFLDAMTKINTLVMDKTGTVTKGVFKIKEVKAIGWNETEFMQYLMALEEQSTHPIAKAILEYKAEGEDFEAQDVSEIAGKGLKGVVNGKTVLVGNKALMTANNINVPSETESIVESIVLVAIDNQFAGYVVIADELKEDAKETITALHKVGIKNIMMLSGDKDSITQQVAKELNIENAKGGLLPEDKLNEVEILKKNPENKIAFIGDGINDAPVLAASNVGIAMGGLGSDVAIETADVIIQTDQPSKVVRAIKISRSTRKIVWQNIILAFGVKVIVLILGAGGLATMWEAVFADVGVALLAILNAVRLQKMKWD; from the coding sequence ATGAAAAAAAAGAAAATCAATTTAAAAGATTTAAAACCAAATTCAGAAGCACAACATTCTCACGATGATGGTCATAATCACGGTAATGGAAGTGCATTCAAAACATACATTCCTGCTATCATAAGTTTTGTTATGTTAATGGTAGGTATCGCTGTAGATTATTTTGATGCGATTCCTCAATTTCAAGGATTGATTCGAGTAGTTTGGTACACTTTAGCATATATTCCAGTTGGATTTCCTGTAATTAAAGAAGGATGGAAAAGTCTTATAAAAGGCGATGTTTTTACCGAGTTCTTTTTAATGTCTATTGCCACCATTGGTGCGTTTATCATTGGTGAATATCCTGAAGGTGTGGCAGTAATGCTATTTTATGCAGTAGGAGAATTATTTCAAAACGCAGCAGTTAATAGAGCAAAAGGAAATATTAAAGCCTTATTAGATGTTCGACCAAAAGAAGCCAATGTATTTCGTGATGGTGATTATGTTAGTGTGTCGCCAGAAGCTGTAAATATTGGTGAAAAAATACAAATTCGAGTAGGTGAGAAAATACCGTTAGATGGGATTTTATTATCCGAAAAAGCATCTCTAAACACCGCAGCGTTAACAGGCGAGAGCAAACCAGATTCCATTCAGAAAGAAGCAAAGGTTTACGCAGGTAGTATCAATTTAGAAAGCGTTATTGAAGTTGAGGTAACTAATAAGTTTGAAGACAGTTCTATTGCGAGAATATTAGATTTGGTTCAAAATGCTACAGCTCGTAAGTCTAAAACAGAACTATTTATTAGACAGTTTGCTCGTATCTACACACCAATTGTTGTGTTTTTAGCTATTGGTGTTACTTTTATACCTTACTTTTTTGTAGATGATTATGTGTTTAGAGATTGGTTATACAGAGCATTAATTTTCTTGGTAATATCTTGTCCTTGTGCCTTAGTGATTTCAATTCCATTAGGATATTTCGGTGGATTGGGAGCAGCTTCAAAAAATGGAATATTATTTAAAGGTGCTTCATTTTTAGATGCTATGACCAAAATAAATACTTTGGTAATGGACAAAACAGGAACCGTTACCAAAGGTGTTTTTAAAATCAAAGAAGTAAAAGCAATTGGTTGGAATGAAACCGAATTTATGCAATACTTAATGGCGTTGGAAGAACAATCCACGCATCCAATTGCTAAAGCCATTTTAGAGTACAAAGCTGAAGGAGAAGATTTTGAAGCACAAGACGTTTCTGAAATTGCAGGTAAAGGTTTAAAAGGCGTTGTTAATGGTAAAACAGTTTTAGTAGGAAATAAAGCCTTAATGACTGCGAATAATATAAATGTTCCATCTGAAACGGAATCTATTGTAGAATCGATAGTATTAGTTGCAATCGATAATCAATTTGCAGGTTATGTAGTCATAGCAGATGAATTAAAGGAAGATGCAAAAGAAACTATTACAGCATTACACAAAGTAGGCATTAAAAATATTATGATGCTTTCCGGTGATAAAGATTCCATCACGCAACAAGTCGCTAAAGAGTTGAATATCGAAAATGCTAAAGGTGGTTTACTTCCAGAAGATAAATTAAACGAAGTTGAAATTTTAAAGAAAAATCCTGAAAACAAAATAGCCTTTATAGGTGATGGTATTAACGATGCACCTGTTTTAGCAGCAAGTAACGTTGGTATTGCAATGGGTGGTTTAGGTAGTGATGTAGCTATTGAAACAGCAGACGTTATCATTCAAACCGACCAGCCTTCAAAAGTAGTTAGAGCCATTAAAATAAGTCGTTCTACAAGAAAAATTGTTTGGCAAAATATCATTTTAGCGTTTGGAGTTAAAGTTATTGTCTTGATATTAGGAGCAGGTGGTTTAGCCACAATGTGGGAAGCTGTTTTTGCAGATGTAGGAGTAGCATTATTAGCAATTTTAAATGCAGTTCGATTGCAGAAAATGAAATGGGATTAA